From the genome of Ananas comosus cultivar F153 linkage group 18, ASM154086v1, whole genome shotgun sequence, one region includes:
- the LOC109724181 gene encoding uncharacterized protein C57A7.06, with product MAAEKKRKSNKKKNPSVSKTLTLDRAMKTKGGAKRAKGGDRKKKRHGPRLPAALLKELAVQNPSPSRSSDEEVDDDYAGGDRGADVYEYDEPVPEEEARKNRRFDEVENYEYELPEDFEDEDVPSDEGEEDEEITSNRSDDDGEEGEKHLRMLQEVTGMPAEAFDDKKKKKKVTLSDFQGDDGDQRISIHDLLDSIRGMTGYSELRKRVEQQESKPMAVQVPLPKVEREKLERKFAYEHAKKDITKWEPLVKRNREAPTLLFEQDVDLGFSTVGAIASQFEPRTEFERKMAKLVRDPEMVEAYNKDGARLLELNEVSVEDVKERQNRLAKMRSLLFRHEMKAKHIKKIKSKTYHRILKKEKLKAASAELQVDPEVAKEYAMKQEFKRAEERMTLKHKNSSKWAKRILQRGLNVQDEGTRAAIAEQLHQHALLTRKMNSMKDDTSSSDESTDNEDLDEELSPGKDDERVSKLLNRAKDKTVKVLEEEDKIPKSGVLALPFMERGLKKRQEAAYEEARLALQEYDASLRQFEDGDVEESQRSLKIKGKRAFGPKNQPQESNKRTKLDDVERSSDSEDEYEAAEQARVGSELNNKSDEVHLGTALLDDEPETAQGAVFKSMDDIVNNPGPKTTYEVALFTDNSWKKMKSKGVSGNNTESTAAKDPPKPNNDMKEMDENDDSDSEEEMVEGFLSTSDGKANYELPSQAVLIHQAFAGDDVEAEFEKDKMEALNEEVPEPEKPVLLPGWGQWTHIQQKKGLPSWMIKEHENAERKREEALKKRKDAKLKHVIISENIDKKAEKLLATTLPFPYKSKEVYEQSIRMPIGPEFNPAISVQALNRPAIVKKAGVIIKPIQYEEVDPHEKPDEPKRIIQKAEPNRKGKKSKKSKPAGGKKPQKPSAEKRIR from the exons aTGGCGGCGGAGAAGAAGCGGAAGAGCAACAAGAAGAAGAACCCTAGCgtctccaaaaccctaactctagaTCGGGCGATGAAGACGAAGGGCGGGGCGAAGAGGGCGAAGGGGGGAgataggaagaagaagaggcacGGCCCCCGCCTCCCCGCTGCGCTCCTCAAGGAGCTCGCGGtccaaaaccctagccctagccgtTCCTCCGACGAGGAGGTGGATGATGATTATGCGGGGGGTGATCGCGGGGCGGACGTGTACGAGTACGATGAGCCGGtgccggaggaggaggcgaggaAGAACCGCCGATTCGACGAGGTGGAGAATTACGAGTATGAGCTCCCTGAGGATTTTGAG GATGAGGATGTGCCctccgatgaaggcgaggaggatgaggagatcACCTCCAACCGATCGGATGATGATGGCGAAGAAGGGGAGAAGCATCTGAGGATGCTTCAGGAGGTTACTGGCATGCCTGCAGAAGCTTTTGATG ataagaaaaagaagaagaaggttaCTTTATCAGATTTTCAAGGGGACGACGGTGATCAGCGGATCAGTATTCATGATCTTTTGGATAGTATTCGTGGAATGACTGGGTATAGTGAGCTGAGGAAGAGAGTAGAGCAGCAGGAGAGTAAGCCCATGGCAGTTCAGGTCCCACTTCCCAAAGTGGAGAGGGAGAAGTTGGAGAGGAAGTTCGCGTACGAGCACGCTAAAAAGGACATCACAAAGTGGGAGCCATTGGTAAAGAGGAACCGAGAGGCCCCAACTCTACTTTTTGAGCAGGATGTGGACTTGGGTTTCTCGACGGTTGGGGCGATTGCTTCTCAGTTTGAGCCTAGGACGGAGTTCGAGAGGAAGATGGCTAAGCTAGTCCGTGATCCGGAAATGGTGGAAGCCTATAATAAAGATGGCGCAAGACTCCTGGAGCTTAATGAG GTCTCTGTTGAGGATGTCAAAGAACGTCAAAACCGTCTTGCTAAAATGCGTAGCCTCCTTTTTCGTCACGAGATGAAGGCAAAGCATATTAAGAAAATCAAGTCCAAGACATATCACCGAATATTGAAGAAAGAAAAGCTGAAGGCAGCGTCAGCTGAACTGCAGGTGGATCCCGAAGTCGCTAAAGAATATGCTATGAAGCAGGAGTTCAAACGTGCTGAG GAAAGAATGACTTTGAAGCACAAGAACAGTTCGAAATGGGCAAAACGAATCTTACAGCGTGGATTAAATGTACAAGATGAAGGCACTCGTGCTGCTATAGCAGAGCAACTTCATCAGCACGCACTGTTGACAAGAAAAATGAATTCCATGAAGGACGATACCAGTAGCAGTGATGAAAGTACTGATAATGAGGATCTTGATGAAGAACTTTCACCTGGGAAAGACGATGAAAGGGTTtccaagcttctaaatagagcCAAAGACAAAACGGTTAAGGTCCTTGAAGAGGAGGACAAGATACCAAAATCAGGAGTCCTCGCATTGCCCTTCATG GAGCGTGGTTTAAAAAAGCGGCAAGAGGCAGCTTATGAAGAAGCTCGGCTAGCTCTTCAAGAATATGATGCATCCTTGAGGCAGTTTGAGGATGGTGATGTGGAAGAATCCCAAAGATCATTGAAAATAAAGGGGAAGAGAGCCTTTGGTCCTAAGAATCAGCCTCAAGAGTCTAATAAGAGGACGAAGTTAGATGATGTTGAGAGAAGTAGCGATAGTGAAGACGAGTACGAGGCCGCTGAACAAGCTCGTGTTGGTTCTGAATTAAATAACAAGTCAGATGAGGTCCATCTTGGAACTGCTCTGCTTGATGATGAACCGGAAACAGCGCAGGGTGCTGTATTCAAG AGTATGGATGACATTGTTAACAATCCAGGGCCCAAAACAACATATGAAGTTGCACTTTTCACTGATAATTCCTGGAAAAAG ATGAAAAGCAAGGGAGTAAGCGGCAATAACACCGAGTCTACAGCAGCTAAGGATCCTCCTAAGCCTAATAATGATATGAAG GAAATGGATGAAAACGATGATTCGGACTCTGAGGAGGAGATGGTGGAGGGGTTCCTGTCTACTTCTGACGGAAAAGCCAATTATGAGCTCCCATCACAAGCTGTTCTCATACATCAGGCGTTCGCTGGTGATGATGTCGAAGCAGAGTTTGAGAAGGACAAGATGGAGGCCCTTAACGAGGAGGTCCCTGAACCCGAAAAGCCAGTTCTACTCCCCGGGTGGGGCCAGTGGACCCACATCCAACAGAAGAAAGGATTGCCTTCTTGGATGATCAAGGAGCACGAAAATGCTgaaaggaagagggaagaggccCTTAAGAAGAGGAAGGATGCGAAGCTCAAGCATGTTATTATTTCagaaaatatagataaaaag GCTGAGAAGCTTCTGGCGACGACCTTGCCTTTCCCTTACAAATCTAAGGAGGTTTATGAGCAGAGTATTCGAATGCCCATAGGACCCGAGTTCAATCCAGCAATATCGGTCCAAGCGCTCAATCGACCTGCT ATTGTGAAAAAGGCCGGTGTTATCATCAAGCCGATACAGTACGAGGAGGTGGATCCTCATGAAAAACCGGACGAGCCGAAACGGATTATTCAGAAAGCTGAGCCAAATCGAAAAGGAAAGAAATCAAAGAAATCAAAGCCGGCCGGCGGAAAGAAACCCCAGAAACCATCAGCAGAAAAGAGGATCAGGTGa
- the LOC109724252 gene encoding blue-light photoreceptor PHR2 gives MEQTKPLLPPLTSPQTLETLETLESQSPSQEEEHLKPLPIASLSLSLSSLLSLASKPSPPTLSSFKTRIKIPSQITSLAHLSSSSPKPPRRSSSAAAASLLRAPSQLLRRPPADPRAGAAAGRRCGLVWFRADLRVHDNEALAAASDASLSLLPVYLFDPRDYGRSSSGFDRTGPYRAAFLRDSVADLRRRLRARGSDLVVRIGRPEVVLPEVRAEERVAKAMEKEGVEVKYFWGSTLYHVDDLPFDLDRMPSTYGSFREKVQGVAVRRTIEALDQIKGLPKRGGVEPGEIPTLAELGLNPAPAMSQDGKPAAVTSSLVGGETEALERLKKFAAECSMQPKKGDKDSTRDSIYGANFSCKISPWLATGCLSPRFMYEELKKTATKAISAATNQKNGAAGSDNGMNWLMFELLWRDFFRFITKKYSTGKNAEVEPATACTGALA, from the exons ATGGAGCAAACCAAGccccttctccctcctctcacctccccccaaaccctagaaaccctcGAAACCCTAGAATCCCAATCCCCGTCGCAGGAGGAAGAGCACCTCAAACCCCTCCCCAtcgcctccctctccctctccctctcctcgctCCTTTCCCTCGCCTCGAAACCCTCCCCCCCGACCCTCTCCTCCTTCAAGACCCGCATCAAGATCCCCTCCCAGATCACCTCCCTCGcccacctctcctcctcctcgcccaaGCCCCCTCGCCGGAGCTCCAGCGCCGCCGCAGCCTCCCTCCTCCGCGCGCCGTCGCAGCTGCTCCGCCGCCCGCCCGCCGACCcccgcgccggcgccgccgcggggCGCCGCTGCGGCCTCGTGTGGTTCCGCGCCGACCTCCGCGTCCACGACAACGAGGCCCTCGCCGCGGCCTCCGacgcctccctctccctcctccccgtCTACCTCTTCGACCCGCGCGACTACGGCCGCTCCTCCTCCGGCTTCGACCGCACCGGGCCCTACCGCGCCGCGTTCCTCCGCGACTCCGTCGccgacctccgccgccgcctccgcgcgCGCGGCTCCGACCTCGTCGTCCGGATCGGGCGCCCCGAGGTCGTCCTCCCCGAGGTCAGGGCCGAGGAGAGGGTGGCGAAGGCCATGGAGAAGGAAGGGGTGGAGGTGAAGTACTTCTGGGGGAGCACCCTGTACCACGTCGACGATCTCCCCTTCGATCTCGATCGGATGCCCTCGACCTACGGCAGCTTCAGGGAAAAGGTGCAGGGGGTGGCGGTGCGGAGGACGATCGAGGCCCTGGACCAGATCAAGGGGCTCCCGAAGCGGGGCGGCGTCGAGCCCGGCGAGATCCCGACGTTGGCAGAGCTCGGGCTCAATCCGGCCCCCGCCATGTCGCAG GATGGGAAACCTGCCGCCGTTACTTCTTCTCTCGTTGGCGGCGAGACTGAAGCACTGGAAAGGCTGAAGAAGTTCGCAGCTGAATGCAGTATGCAACCTAAAAAGGGGGACAAAGATAGTACTCGAGACAGCATCTATGGTGCAAACTTCTCCTGCAAAATCTCGCCGTGGCTTGCTACGGGATGCCTTTCTCCACGCTTCATGTATGAGGAGCTGAAGAAGACTGCGACTAA GGCAATTTCGGCTGCAACAAATCAGAAGAATGGTGCTGCTGGATCGGATAACGGAATGAACTGGCTGATGTTTGAATTACTATGGAGAGATTTCTTCCG GTTTATCACCAAGAAATACAGCACTGGGAAGAATGCCGAAGTTGAACCCGCCACAGCTTGCACTGGTGCTCTTGCTTGA
- the LOC109724360 gene encoding dormancy-associated protein homolog 3-like, translating to MGLLDKLWDDTVAGPRPDTGLSRLRKPSSSVTPRPNAVKDASAAAEAAPRVTRSIMIKRPAGCPSPTGCPSPTGSGTPPPSPAGSTPPLSPYAGGGRFRRKSLSDAYERGGFGPKSATPPFEV from the exons ATGGGCCTTCTCGACAAGCTCTGGGACGACACCGTCGCCGGCCCACGCCCCGACACCGGCCTGAGCCGCCTCCGCAAGCCGTCCTCCTCCGTCACCCCACGCCCTAACGCCGTTAAAG ATGCTTcggcagcggcggaggcggcgccgaGGGTGACGCGGAGCATCATGATCAAGCGGCCGGCGGGTTGCCCATCGCCGACGGGTTGCCCGTCGCCGACGGGGAGCGGGACGCCGCCGCCGTCTCCGGCGGGGTCGACCCCGCCGCTATCGCCGTACGCAG GAGGTGGCCGGTTTAGGAGGAAATCTTTATCAGATGCATATGAGAGAGGAGGATTTGGGCCTAAGAGCGCTACTCCTCCTTTTGAAGTTTGA